A stretch of Desulfobacter hydrogenophilus DNA encodes these proteins:
- a CDS encoding transglutaminase-like cysteine peptidase, which yields MSEIKHIWIVLTVLVVTALFAETTTRFFVPGKLLNAYKKKYGGQAVRRLDSLLAMMEKQSGLPEEQIVINVNNFYNQLEYRSDQKTWNKSDYWASRLEFLGRGQGDCEDFAVAKFLTMMQLGVPGEKIFLTYVRARGFPEPAHLVATYYKNLGTVPFVLDNYIKKILPATQRPDLVPVYSFTARDLYIQKQHGLGKRVSRGLLKNQLKLKAIDLEIQEIKH from the coding sequence ATGTCCGAAATCAAGCATATATGGATCGTATTGACTGTCCTGGTGGTGACGGCGCTCTTTGCTGAAACCACCACCAGGTTTTTTGTGCCTGGAAAATTGTTAAATGCGTATAAAAAAAAATATGGTGGGCAGGCGGTCAGGCGTTTAGACAGCCTGCTTGCGATGATGGAAAAACAAAGTGGTTTACCCGAAGAGCAGATCGTTATTAATGTAAACAATTTTTATAACCAATTGGAATATCGTTCTGACCAAAAAACGTGGAATAAAAGTGATTACTGGGCCAGCCGCCTGGAATTTCTCGGCAGGGGACAGGGTGACTGTGAGGATTTCGCCGTTGCCAAATTTCTAACCATGATGCAGCTTGGCGTCCCTGGTGAAAAAATATTTCTGACTTATGTTCGTGCCAGAGGATTTCCGGAGCCGGCCCATCTTGTTGCAACCTATTACAAAAACCTGGGCACCGTACCCTTTGTCCTTGACAACTATATCAAAAAGATCCTGCCTGCCACACAGCGGCCTGACCTTGTCCCTGTTTACAGTTTTACAGCCAGGGATCTTTATATCCAGAAACAGCATGGCCTTGGTAAACGTGTGAGTCGCGGGTTGTTGAAAAATCAACTCAAATTAAAGGCTATTGATCTGGAAATCCAGGAGATTAAACATTGA